The genomic window GGTCGGTTGCGTCCGACTTGCCCCCAGGCCCATCTCTCCCGGGCCGTTACCGCCGCATCAGAGACCCGCCGGCATCACGCCATTTGGAGGTCCTCGCCTATGGCAAGGACGTGCCGACCGCGGGCGGCCCGGTCCTCCTCCTGAACCGGTCGATCCGGACCATGACGCGGGAGGAGTTCAAGGCCGCCCCTCGTCCCGCCGGCGCCCGCGAGGCCGGCCCGGAGCGCGCCGGGAAGAAGTGAGCCGTCCGGCCGCCTCGCCCGGGGCGGCGCCGCGGGCGGCGAATCGGGGCTCCACCGTGATTCCGCCCGTCCGATCGGTTATCGTTCGGTCGGACGCCCTGATCACATGGAGCCCAATCCCATGCCTCCCCTCCCGGTGCCCGTCCCCAGCCCGGCGCGGCGACGCGTCGCGACGTCCCTGCTCATCCCGGCGCTCGTCCTGCTGTCCGCCGCGGCGAGCCCGGCGGCAGCCCCGGCGGGCGGGCCGGCGCGTCGGCCGAACATCGTCTTCCTCTTCTCCGACGACCACGCCTACCAGGCCATCGGCGCCTATGGCGACCCCCGTCGGCTGGTGGAGACGCCCCAGATCGACCGGCTGGCGAAGAAGGGGATGCGGTTCGACCGCTGCCTCGTCACCAACTCGATCTGCGGCCCGAGCCGGGCGTGCGTGCTGACGGGCAAGTACAGCCACGCGAACGGCTTCTACAACAACACCAACAGCCGGTTCGACGGCTCGCAGGTGACGTTCCCCAAGCTCCTCCAGAGGGCGGGCTACCAGACCGCGATCTTCGGCAAGTGGCACCTCGTCAGCGAACCGACCGGCTTCGACGCCTGGGAAGTCCTGCCGGGGCAGGGGGTCTATTACAACCCTCCGATGATCAAGGACGGCCGCCGCGTCAAGCATCAGGGGTACGTCACGGACATCATCACGGACCTCTCGCTCGACTGGCTCGCCCGCCGCGATCGCTCTCGACCGTTCCTGCTGATGTGCCAGCACAAGGCGCCGCACCGCGAATGGGAGCCCGCGCCGCGGCACCTCGGCCACGACGGCGACCGCGCCTACCCGCCGCCGCAAACCCTCTTCGACGACTATGCCGGCCGCGGCCCGGCCGAGCACCGGCAGGACATGACGATCGCCCGCACGATGACCGCGCGGGACCTCAAGCTCACGCCGCCACCCGAGCTCGACGCCGACCAGCGCAAGGCCTGGGATGCCTACTACGAGCCGCGGAATGAGGCCTTCCGCCGCGCGGCCCCGCAGGGCGAGGACCTCGTCCGATGGAAGTACAATCGCTACCTCCACGACTACCTCGGCTGCATCAAGGGCGTGGACGAAGGCGTGGGCCGGCTGCTCGACTACCTGGACCGCGAAGGCCTGGCGGACAACACGATCGTCGTCTACGCGTCCGACCAGGGCTTCTACCTGGGCGAGCACGGCTGGTTCGACAAGCGCTGGATCTTCGAGGAGTCGCTCCGCACGCCGCTCCTGGTGCGCTGGCCGGGCGTGACGAGGCCCGGGGCCGTGAACGCCGACATCGTCTCGAACATCGACTTCGCCCCCACGCTGCTGGAGGCGGCCGGGGTGCCGGTGCCCGGAGAGATCCAGGGCCGCAGCCTCGCCCCGCTGCTGCGCGGGGATACGCCCGCCGACTGGCGGAAGAGCTTCTACTACCACTACTACGAATTCCCCGCCGTGCACGACGTGAGGCGCCATTACGGCGTCGTCACCGACCGCTACAAGCTCGTCCACTTCTACGGGTCCGACGTGGACTCCTGGGAGCTTTTCGACCGCCGGGAGGACCCTCTCGAGCTCCGGGACGTGTTCAAGGACGCGCGGTATGCCCAGGCCCGCAAGGAACTGGAGGCCGAGCTCACGCGGCTGAGGTCGGAGCTCCACGTCACGCCCGAGGACCCGCCGGAGACGATGCTGCCGGCGGCTGGTCGGTGAGCATGGCCGGCGGGCTGATGTCGGGGTAGGCCGAAGTCCACCCGACCGCAAAACTCCGGCGCCTTCGGGTGCGGCACCCGCTCGACCCCGCGGGCATGACCGCACCGACGATCACCACTGGTCGGGCAGGCAATGCAGGAGCGTGTTGAGCCGCTTCCGGGCTTCCTCGATCGTCACCGCGGCGGGGGTCGCCTGGTCATCGCGTTCATGCACCAGGAAGTTTCGGTACTCACGGACCTCGTGCACGTCGTCGCGGACGTCGGTCGAGATGGCCCGGCCCCGCCTGACCCCGGCCGTCCAGTCGATCAAGTTCCTCGTCCGAATCTGGCTTCCAAGATCACCGGTCGTGCGACGATGATACGAGCGGAGTGTCGTTTCGAACTCGGCCCACATCCGAATCAGGTACGTCGATTCGACGCGTCCGGACGCCGCGACGAGGTCGCGAGGCGACGTGTCACGCGGCATCCCGACCCCGTCTCCCTGGATGGAACCGGCGAGATGGGCGACGGCCCTGGGTATCACCTTGCATTCCCGCTCCGTCCCCCTTGACCCGGTCGATGAACGCCTGACGCTCAGCCACCGGTCGACATCCCTTCGAGGATCTCGGCCATGGCCCGTTCGTCATAAGGTCGAGGCTCGATCTCCAGGGCGCCGTGTGTCTCGCCAGGGCCCGGGTGCTTACCGCGGTAGACGACCCAGCGGTCGCCCTCGAAATACAGGCTGGCGATGTCGTCGTAGGCCGGTGCCAGATAGAGATCGACCGCACCATCGGCGCCGGGCACGCGGCGGGCCACCGGATTCAGGACGACCTCGATGGCGTCCTTTTCCATCAGTAGTACGGGGGCCTTGTATTCCCCCAGTTGACGCTCGTTGATGGTCTTCTGGATCCGTCGGGTCCGCCATCCCGACGCCCGCGCCCAGCCTTCGACCTCGCCAACGAGTTTGTCCAGGCGACTCAGCCATTCCACCTTGACGGCCTCGGGATCATCGAAGACCACTTGAGTGATCCCGGTTGCCATCGAAATTCCCCCATCCCCTGGGGCCCAACGAAACCGATCGTCTTGCCGACCCACAATCTCAGTTTAGCAGGGTGAGGTCGGCTCGTCACCGCGGGCGGCCCTGGGCTCACCGGCATGTAACGGCGAACTCAGCGATGACGCAGTGGAGGCCGGCGAGGGCCCGTCAATCTTCCTCGGCCTTCAACGGCGGGAGGCCGAGTAGCCGCTCGACCTCCTCGGCCGAGACGGCGAGCCGGCCGAGGACGTGGCGATACATGGTGAAGATCCGGTCGGTGACCTGATCGGCGGCCTCCATGAGGTTGATGACGTCCTCCGCGGCGGGCATCTCCGGGATGAAGAGGCGGGCGAGAGGGACAGGGCCGTCCTCGTCCTGGATGAAGCTCGCCGTGGTCCGGCCGAGGCTCCGGCGCAGGTCGTCGATCCGGCCCAGGAGTCGCTGGGCGACGGCGTAGGCGGCCTCGAGGAGGGCTTCTTTCGGCTTCTTCTCGTCCCTGATGCGGAGGACGAGATGGGCGAGGACCCTAATCGAGCTCATCACGCCCGGGGTCTGGCCCGCGACCTGGGTGGCGAGGAACGCGGCGGTCGGGTAGATCGCGCGCGCTTCGACGCGGCGGGCCGGGCCGCCGGCCCCGCGTTCGGCCACGTCGTCACGCTCGAGCAGGCCGACCGTCGCCGCCAGCCGTCGCGCCAGGGCCTCTGCGAAGGGCTCCAGCGACGAGATGACGCGACGCTCGGACTCCCTCCAGCGTGCCACCGCCGCCTCGGCCGCGGCGAGAGTCGGGGTGTCGAGCTCGAACTCCTCGGCCTTGATCTTGAGGCCGGCTCGCAGCAGGAGCGCGGCCGCCTCGGCCTTCTCCGCACGCGGGTGGACGGTGTTCCATCGGAGCAGCGCCGAGAGGTTCTCCCCGCGCAGGACTTGCATGTCCCGACGGGCGTCGATCACCTCCGCCTTGGCCTCGGCGAGATCCTTCGGGGCGGGCGGGTATTCGGCGGGGAGGGGGAGCGGCTGGGTCAACGCCATGGCGTCGAGGGTGAACTTTTCGAAGGCGATCCCCGCCTGGATGCTGTCCGCTTCGGGCGTCGAAGGCACTGGGATGGACCCGCGGCATTTCGGGCACTTCACCCGGCGGCCGGCATGCTCCTCGCCCAGATTGAACTTCGAGGTGCACGCGGGGCATTCGACGTCGATCGGCATCGCGAGCCTCCCGGCTTCCATGGATGGGCGTATGACCGGGAGGAATATACCACGACGGGTATTGCCGTGCTCATCCGTCCTTCGGCGTGATATGCCGTGCCGAACGGGGGTCTCGCCGCGGGCCCGTCGCGGGCTTCTCTCTTGCGAGATTCCGCCGCGTCACGCATCGTCTATCTTGCCTGATCGCGATTTCCCGCCTGCATCAACCCGCTATTGAGGCCTACCCCGACGATGACCCGCATCCTGAGCGTGCTCGCGACGATGACCATGGTCCTGATCCTGGCGGCGAGGCCGATGAGCCCGGCGTGGGCGCAGGAGCCCCCGGCGAAGCCCCCGCAGAAGGCGGAGGAGAAGCCGAAGGAGAAGGACGCCGCCAAGGAGAAGGAGGCGCCGAAGAAGGACGCCGGCAAGGGCTCGACCGACGAGGAGCCGGTGGTGACGCACCACTCGGTCAGGGTCGACGGCAAGGAGCTCAAGTACACGGCGACGGCCGGCCTGATTCCGATCCGGGACGCGAAGGGGGAGACCGAGGCCCGCATCTTCTTCATGGCGTACCACCTGGACGAGCCTAAAGCGACCTCGCCCCGGCCGGTGCTCTTCAGCTTCAACGGCG from Aquisphaera giovannonii includes these protein-coding regions:
- a CDS encoding sulfatase family protein; translation: MPPLPVPVPSPARRRVATSLLIPALVLLSAAASPAAAPAGGPARRPNIVFLFSDDHAYQAIGAYGDPRRLVETPQIDRLAKKGMRFDRCLVTNSICGPSRACVLTGKYSHANGFYNNTNSRFDGSQVTFPKLLQRAGYQTAIFGKWHLVSEPTGFDAWEVLPGQGVYYNPPMIKDGRRVKHQGYVTDIITDLSLDWLARRDRSRPFLLMCQHKAPHREWEPAPRHLGHDGDRAYPPPQTLFDDYAGRGPAEHRQDMTIARTMTARDLKLTPPPELDADQRKAWDAYYEPRNEAFRRAAPQGEDLVRWKYNRYLHDYLGCIKGVDEGVGRLLDYLDREGLADNTIVVYASDQGFYLGEHGWFDKRWIFEESLRTPLLVRWPGVTRPGAVNADIVSNIDFAPTLLEAAGVPVPGEIQGRSLAPLLRGDTPADWRKSFYYHYYEFPAVHDVRRHYGVVTDRYKLVHFYGSDVDSWELFDRREDPLELRDVFKDARYAQARKELEAELTRLRSELHVTPEDPPETMLPAAGR
- a CDS encoding zinc ribbon domain-containing protein, with protein sequence MPIDVECPACTSKFNLGEEHAGRRVKCPKCRGSIPVPSTPEADSIQAGIAFEKFTLDAMALTQPLPLPAEYPPAPKDLAEAKAEVIDARRDMQVLRGENLSALLRWNTVHPRAEKAEAAALLLRAGLKIKAEEFELDTPTLAAAEAAVARWRESERRVISSLEPFAEALARRLAATVGLLERDDVAERGAGGPARRVEARAIYPTAAFLATQVAGQTPGVMSSIRVLAHLVLRIRDEKKPKEALLEAAYAVAQRLLGRIDDLRRSLGRTTASFIQDEDGPVPLARLFIPEMPAAEDVINLMEAADQVTDRIFTMYRHVLGRLAVSAEEVERLLGLPPLKAEED